One genomic window of Acidobacteriota bacterium includes the following:
- a CDS encoding transketolase codes for MTLPLDTLKTLEQRLLWLAAWTVHNANHLRDKEDDDVKVGGHQASCASMVSILTALYFHVLRPEDRVAVKPHAAPVFHAMHYLMGNQTREKLENFRAYGGAQSYPSRTKDIDDVDFSTGSVGLGVAETAFASLIQDYLIARPWTDLGSSRRPAGRMVALVGDAELDEGNVYECLQEGWKHGLRNTWWIIDYNRQSLDGVVHEGLWARVEAIFKAFGWRVEVLRFGALQRAAFEEPGGQRLKDWIEACPNSLYSALTYLGGAAWRKRLLDDIGDQGPVTALIEKRSDAELSTLMNNLGGQCLATLCDAFDRATDETPTVFLAYTIKGWGTPLAGHKDNHSGLMTKAQMAEFQKMMGIAEGAEWEPLAGVQNPGEIRNFLKDVPFFAAGPRRYTSPAVPSPGPVFLDDEMLSSQAGFGKILDALARTDTELSRRILTTSPDVTVSTNLGPWVNRRGLFARENVADTFRDEKIPSAQKWSFSPEGQHIELGIAEMNLFLLLGAAGLSHSLFGERLIPIGTVYDPFIARGLDALNYACYQDARFIIAGTPSGVTLAPEGGAHQSIGAQLIGMSQDGLVSFEPAFLDELSIIMDWSFDYLQRDGEGDPDERTWLRDETGGSVYLRLSTRPLEQVRVWKRDDDAFRQGVIDGGYWLRQPGPNCEVVIAYQGVIAPEAIKAAARIGEGRRDIGVLAVTSADRLNSGWTAARRARARGQHKAKSQIERLMEGVPPHCQLITVTDGHPATLAWIGGVKGHAVTPLGVEHFGQTGTIRDLYRHFQIDADAIVSAASHLSPGRVL; via the coding sequence ATGACCCTTCCCCTTGATACATTGAAGACACTGGAACAGCGCCTGCTCTGGCTGGCGGCCTGGACCGTGCACAACGCCAATCACCTGCGCGACAAGGAAGACGACGACGTCAAGGTCGGCGGCCACCAGGCGAGCTGTGCGTCGATGGTGTCGATCCTGACCGCGCTTTATTTCCATGTCCTGCGCCCGGAAGACCGCGTCGCCGTCAAGCCGCATGCCGCGCCGGTGTTCCACGCGATGCACTACCTGATGGGCAACCAGACGCGCGAGAAGCTTGAAAACTTCCGCGCCTATGGCGGCGCGCAGTCCTATCCCTCGCGCACCAAGGACATCGACGACGTCGATTTCTCTACCGGCTCGGTCGGCCTTGGCGTCGCGGAGACCGCCTTCGCCTCGCTTATCCAGGACTACCTGATCGCTCGTCCGTGGACGGATCTTGGCTCCTCCAGGCGCCCCGCCGGCCGGATGGTCGCGCTTGTCGGCGACGCAGAGCTTGATGAAGGCAACGTCTATGAGTGCCTGCAGGAAGGCTGGAAGCACGGGCTTCGCAATACCTGGTGGATCATCGACTATAACCGCCAGAGCCTCGACGGCGTCGTCCATGAAGGCCTCTGGGCGCGCGTCGAAGCCATCTTCAAGGCGTTTGGCTGGCGCGTCGAAGTGCTGCGCTTCGGCGCCCTGCAGCGCGCCGCCTTCGAGGAACCCGGCGGCCAGCGGCTGAAGGACTGGATCGAGGCCTGCCCGAACTCGCTCTACTCTGCGCTCACCTATCTTGGCGGCGCCGCCTGGCGCAAACGCCTGCTCGACGATATCGGCGACCAGGGCCCCGTCACCGCGCTGATCGAGAAGCGCAGCGACGCAGAACTCAGCACCCTGATGAATAATCTCGGCGGACAATGCCTCGCCACCCTCTGCGACGCTTTCGACCGCGCGACGGACGAGACGCCCACCGTCTTCCTCGCCTACACGATCAAGGGCTGGGGCACGCCGCTCGCCGGCCACAAGGACAACCATTCCGGCCTGATGACCAAGGCCCAGATGGCCGAGTTCCAGAAGATGATGGGCATTGCCGAAGGCGCCGAATGGGAGCCCCTCGCCGGCGTGCAGAACCCGGGCGAAATCAGGAACTTCCTGAAGGATGTTCCCTTCTTTGCGGCCGGCCCCCGCCGCTACACGTCGCCCGCCGTGCCCTCCCCCGGCCCGGTCTTCCTCGACGACGAGATGCTATCGAGCCAGGCCGGCTTCGGAAAGATCCTCGACGCGCTCGCCCGCACCGACACCGAGCTGTCCCGCCGCATACTGACGACCTCGCCGGACGTCACCGTCTCCACCAATCTCGGCCCCTGGGTCAACCGGCGCGGCCTCTTCGCCCGCGAAAACGTCGCCGACACATTCCGCGACGAGAAAATTCCCTCCGCCCAGAAATGGAGTTTCTCACCCGAAGGCCAGCACATCGAACTCGGCATCGCCGAGATGAACCTCTTCCTGCTGCTCGGCGCGGCCGGCCTCTCGCATTCCCTCTTCGGCGAGCGCCTCATCCCGATCGGCACCGTCTACGATCCCTTCATTGCGCGCGGCCTCGATGCGCTGAACTATGCCTGCTACCAGGACGCGCGCTTCATCATCGCGGGCACGCCCTCCGGCGTCACGCTCGCCCCCGAAGGCGGCGCCCACCAATCCATCGGCGCGCAGCTCATCGGCATGAGCCAGGACGGCCTCGTCTCCTTCGAGCCCGCCTTCCTAGACGAGCTTTCGATCATCATGGACTGGTCGTTCGACTACCTGCAGCGCGACGGCGAAGGCGACCCCGACGAGCGCACCTGGCTGCGCGACGAGACCGGCGGCTCGGTCTACCTGCGCCTCTCCACCCGCCCGCTCGAACAGGTGCGCGTCTGGAAGCGCGACGACGACGCCTTCCGCCAAGGCGTCATCGACGGCGGCTACTGGCTGCGCCAGCCCGGGCCGAACTGTGAAGTCGTCATTGCCTACCAGGGCGTCATCGCGCCGGAAGCGATCAAGGCTGCCGCCCGCATCGGCGAAGGCCGCCGCGACATCGGCGTGCTAGCCGTAACCTCCGCAGACAGACTGAATTCCGGATGGACCGCCGCCCGCCGCGCCCGCGCGCGCGGCCAGCACAAGGCGAAAAGCCAGATCGAGCGCCTGATGGAAGGCGTGCCGCCGCACTGCCAGCTGATCACCGTCACCGATGGCCACCCCGCTACCCTCGCCTGGATCGGCGGCGTCAAAGGCCACGCCGTCACGCCCCTCGGCGTCGAACATTTCGGCCAGACCGGTACGATCCGCGACCTCTACCGCCACTTCCAGATCGACGCGGACGCCATCGTCTCGGCCGCCAGCCACCTGTCGCCGGGAAGGGTGCTTTAG
- a CDS encoding GGDEF domain-containing protein codes for MRRLLPTALDLAPTRRWRLAAGLAGLWLVFASTALAAPQALDLAALDRAPDLSLPAEIVTGADRALPPEAVVSGAAPLAFTRPAAAVPQVKSPDGDVWIRFRLTNSAPAPRSGMFVISFPYLEQVDLFEPLPGGLLARSTAGAAAPISGAAVATGYPTFQLLLGPGETRDYYVRVRSDTVLFFPMRIVSASHFSHAITRDALIWSLIAGTALAFALYAVSMSFGQTRSAYRAYFCFSLSAAAYILISSGLMRAIFGGAAGLDLNALVYAAQAVLIAFGTLFIIRFLDLRRAAPRINGVFLVLAGVAALTGLSALLPVWLARLAYLVATGLGPLILIAGLGWLTFRRLPGARNLLAAWTPCFLATVWIYLRLFNITPYLPINHFVVPLSFAFTLAHLSAILGGRARQAELWANNDMLTGLGNRRLLTSVLELEAREPSRRYGAAIAIDLDDFKPVNDRHGHAAGDAVLAAVGERLRAVFKGKGDVFRLGGDEFVVLCYQSLSRMEIIQLAGDYLQENRQPVAFENVTLRIDASVGVAFRADHGDLAAMLKQADVELYAVKQAGRGMVRIADQRVSERRRPHRPFKLLPSAGIFFARTNDHGRIAANDTHGSDERARR; via the coding sequence ATGCGCCGCCTTCTGCCCACAGCCTTGGACCTTGCGCCGACGCGCCGCTGGCGGCTTGCGGCGGGCCTCGCCGGTCTCTGGCTGGTCTTTGCCTCGACAGCCCTCGCCGCCCCCCAGGCGCTGGACCTCGCCGCGCTCGACCGGGCGCCTGACCTCAGCCTGCCCGCCGAGATCGTGACAGGCGCAGACCGCGCCCTGCCGCCCGAGGCGGTCGTCTCCGGCGCCGCCCCGCTCGCCTTCACCCGCCCTGCGGCCGCCGTGCCACAGGTCAAATCGCCGGACGGCGATGTCTGGATCCGCTTCCGCCTCACCAATTCTGCGCCCGCGCCGCGCAGCGGCATGTTTGTCATCAGCTTCCCCTATCTCGAACAGGTCGATCTGTTCGAGCCCCTGCCCGGCGGCCTGCTCGCCCGCAGCACCGCGGGTGCCGCCGCCCCAATTTCCGGCGCCGCGGTGGCGACCGGCTACCCCACCTTCCAACTGCTCCTCGGCCCCGGCGAGACGCGCGACTATTACGTCCGTGTCCGGAGCGATACCGTCCTGTTCTTCCCGATGCGGATTGTCTCGGCCAGCCACTTCTCTCACGCCATCACCCGCGATGCCCTGATCTGGAGCCTGATCGCCGGCACGGCGCTCGCCTTTGCGCTCTATGCCGTCTCGATGTCGTTCGGTCAGACGCGCTCGGCCTACCGTGCCTATTTCTGCTTCAGCCTTTCGGCCGCGGCCTATATCCTCATCTCGTCCGGCCTGATGCGCGCCATCTTCGGCGGCGCAGCTGGACTGGACCTGAACGCCCTCGTCTACGCCGCGCAAGCCGTGCTGATCGCCTTCGGCACGCTGTTCATCATCCGCTTCCTCGACCTTCGCCGCGCCGCCCCGCGCATCAATGGCGTCTTCCTCGTCCTCGCCGGCGTCGCCGCGCTCACGGGCCTCAGCGCCCTCCTGCCCGTCTGGCTCGCCCGCCTCGCCTACCTCGTCGCGACAGGTCTCGGCCCACTCATCCTGATCGCGGGCCTCGGCTGGCTCACCTTCCGCAGGCTGCCCGGCGCCCGCAACCTGCTCGCCGCGTGGACGCCCTGCTTCCTTGCGACGGTGTGGATCTACCTGCGCCTGTTCAACATCACGCCCTACCTGCCGATCAATCATTTCGTCGTGCCGCTTTCCTTTGCGTTCACGCTCGCGCACCTGTCGGCCATCCTCGGTGGGCGCGCGCGCCAGGCCGAACTCTGGGCCAACAACGACATGCTGACCGGTCTCGGCAATCGTCGCCTGCTGACCTCCGTTCTGGAGCTTGAAGCCCGCGAACCTTCCCGCCGCTACGGCGCCGCCATTGCCATCGACCTGGATGATTTCAAACCGGTCAACGACCGCCACGGCCACGCCGCCGGCGACGCCGTGCTCGCCGCGGTCGGCGAGCGCCTGCGCGCCGTGTTCAAGGGCAAGGGCGACGTCTTCCGGCTTGGCGGCGACGAATTCGTGGTCCTATGCTACCAGTCACTCAGCCGCATGGAGATCATCCAGCTCGCCGGCGACTACCTGCAGGAAAACCGCCAGCCGGTTGCATTCGAGAACGTGACGCTGCGCATTGATGCCAGCGTCGGCGTGGCCTTCCGCGCCGATCACGGCGACCTTGCTGCCATGCTGAAACAGGCCGATGTCGAGCTTTACGCGGTCAAGCAAGCGGGCCGCGGCATGGTGCGCATCGCTGACCAGCGCGTCTCCGAACGCCGCCGGCCACATCGCCCCTTCAAGCTTCTGCCGTCCGCCGGTATCTTCTTTGCACGGACGAATGATCACGGCCGGATAGCGGCCAATGACACCCACGGGAGTGACGAGCGCGCCCGGCGCTAG
- the aguB gene encoding N-carbamoylputrescine amidase codes for MPRTLTLAAIQFAPSDDVQDNIDRVAGFVREAAAKGADVVLPPELFCGVYFCKTQEEEHFARAMEWQEHPAVRQLAELAAELGVVIPVSIYEKDGPHYFNSVVMIDADGTPLGVYRKSHIPDGPGYQEKYYFRPGDTGFRTWSTLKGRIGVGICWDQWFPEAARAMAMMGADALLYPTAIGAEPQDAGLDTAARWRRGMQGHAVANVIPVVAANRIGDEGGQVFYGTSFITDETGEIAAEFGRSEQGVLVASFDLDQIDQARAAWGFFRDRRSDLYDILI; via the coding sequence ATGCCCCGCACGCTGACCCTCGCCGCCATCCAGTTCGCACCGTCCGATGACGTGCAGGACAATATCGACCGCGTTGCCGGCTTCGTCCGCGAAGCCGCGGCGAAGGGCGCAGACGTCGTGCTGCCGCCGGAACTCTTCTGCGGCGTGTATTTCTGCAAAACGCAGGAAGAGGAACACTTCGCCCGGGCAATGGAATGGCAGGAGCATCCGGCGGTTCGTCAGTTGGCTGAGCTTGCGGCCGAGCTGGGCGTGGTGATCCCGGTCTCGATCTACGAGAAGGACGGGCCGCACTATTTCAATTCGGTGGTGATGATCGATGCGGACGGCACGCCGCTCGGCGTCTATCGCAAGAGCCACATTCCGGATGGCCCCGGCTATCAGGAGAAGTATTACTTCCGGCCCGGCGACACTGGCTTCCGGACCTGGAGCACGCTGAAGGGGCGCATCGGCGTCGGCATCTGCTGGGACCAGTGGTTCCCGGAGGCGGCCCGCGCGATGGCCATGATGGGCGCCGACGCGCTGCTCTATCCGACCGCGATTGGCGCCGAGCCGCAGGATGCCGGCCTCGACACGGCCGCGCGCTGGCGCCGGGGCATGCAGGGGCATGCCGTCGCGAACGTCATCCCGGTCGTTGCCGCCAACCGGATTGGCGACGAAGGCGGTCAGGTGTTCTACGGCACGAGCTTCATCACCGATGAGACGGGCGAGATCGCTGCGGAGTTCGGGCGCAGCGAGCAGGGCGTGCTGGTGGCATCCTTTGATCTCGATCAGATCGATCAGGCGCGGGCGGCGTGGGGCTTCTTCCGCGACCGGCGGAGCGACCTCTACGACATCCTGATCTAG
- a CDS encoding agmatine deiminase family protein, producing the protein MTGPNPFLAPEWAPQAALWAGWPRLAEEWGGDLTAARADIAAFVHAAAAHVKVKLAIGSDEAMASALAATGAAAERVSLPTGDIWLRDTGPIITGAGANRQAQVFRFNGWGGKYLMDGDSDTAAALALHEGLGAHVHDFVLEGGGIDVDGEGRLLTTRQCLLNPNRNPKLNADQIEGHLRAALGVEEIIWLGDGLANDHTDGHVDNIARFIGPGHVLCQHPADEDDPNTDVLREIERTLAAAGLMVSTIPSPGRVHFGDGVPVPASHMNFTITNGAVLVPVYEDRFSAVALAELKALFPAREVIGLSARGILAGGGSFHCMTREIPA; encoded by the coding sequence ATGACCGGACCAAATCCCTTCCTCGCGCCCGAATGGGCGCCGCAGGCCGCCCTCTGGGCGGGCTGGCCGCGCCTTGCCGAAGAGTGGGGCGGCGACCTCACGGCGGCGCGCGCCGACATTGCGGCTTTCGTTCACGCGGCGGCGGCGCATGTGAAGGTGAAGCTGGCCATCGGCTCGGACGAGGCGATGGCCTCGGCGCTGGCGGCGACCGGCGCGGCGGCGGAGCGGGTAAGCCTGCCGACCGGCGACATCTGGCTGCGCGATACCGGCCCGATCATCACGGGGGCAGGGGCAAACCGGCAGGCGCAGGTGTTCCGGTTCAATGGCTGGGGCGGCAAGTACCTGATGGACGGCGACTCCGACACGGCGGCCGCGCTGGCGCTGCACGAGGGCCTCGGCGCGCATGTGCATGATTTCGTGCTGGAAGGCGGCGGCATCGATGTGGACGGCGAGGGCCGGCTGCTGACGACGCGCCAGTGCCTGCTGAACCCGAACCGCAATCCGAAGCTCAACGCCGACCAGATCGAGGGCCACCTGCGCGCGGCGCTGGGGGTGGAGGAGATCATCTGGCTCGGCGACGGGCTGGCGAACGATCATACCGACGGGCATGTCGACAATATCGCGCGGTTCATCGGACCGGGGCATGTATTGTGCCAGCACCCTGCGGACGAGGATGATCCGAACACGGACGTGCTGCGCGAGATCGAGCGCACGCTGGCGGCAGCAGGCCTGATGGTGTCGACCATCCCGTCGCCGGGGCGCGTGCATTTCGGAGACGGCGTGCCGGTGCCGGCGAGCCACATGAACTTCACGATCACCAATGGCGCCGTGCTGGTGCCGGTTTACGAGGACCGGTTCAGCGCGGTGGCGCTGGCCGAGCTCAAAGCGCTGTTCCCGGCGCGCGAGGTGATCGGTCTTTCCGCACGCGGCATCCTTGCCGGCGGCGGCAGTTTCCATTGCATGACCCGCGAAATCCCCGCCTGA
- a CDS encoding TonB-dependent receptor: MIKNFFVRTASIAAIAALAPVAAVHAQVTTSSARGVVTDSAGQAVAGATVTIVHEPTGTVTTATTGLNGQYTAQNLRIGGPFSVTVTGEGVSASRVENVYTSLGDTSVVNIVTAAADDTARLDTVVVTGAAQIAQVATGPSSTFNLATLENSPAINRDVKDIIRLDPRVYIDPNAGGAAGSDGIQCAGASTRYNSLTVDGVRLNDNFGLNTNGYPTERIPFSYDAIEQVSVELAPFDVLYGSFTACNINAVTKGGTNEIHGGLFYDYSSDALTGDSTDGIERDLGDFDEKRYGIHVGAPIIKDKLFIFGAYEKYEGANIFGQTSEDVGISQALYDSIIATAVNQYGYVSGGLPTSAAVEDEKIFAKIDWNITDTQRAEFTYTQNEGNNFFPSDSSSSQIADGNHYYQRTSQLESYTAALFSDWTPNFNTELRASKLQLDNSQVPVAGYDAFGEVQIRVTRDLFPGTTTIYLGADDSRHSNKLNYDLMNYKAAANWQVGDHLLTAGVEREEFEVFNLFVQQSLGEWRFASQAAFAAGDYNFFNYTNSAGTNDPNDAAASFGYEITTGYLQDNWQITDNFDITAGIRYDYYTTSDSPAYNAAFETRYGFRNDETLDGEGIIQPRIGFNLEVNPDVKFHGGVGLFSGGNPNVWLSNNYSNNGVILADYVITSGNVNTDVYPTGGSPFFDVPQTAIDFVTNASGVGNVNALDPDFKIPSEWKVAFGGVFNVDTGLPLLGDDLRVQADMLLSKTNESAIVVPLGYVQSGVGPDGRPIYRGTSNTNDFMLTNAENKGSAKVYSIAVSKDYDNGFDWSLGYAYTDAVDTNPMTSSVAFSNFSNFATFDAVNIPTATTDYEVAHRFTLKLDYEHDFIGDYTSRISLFGSANEGAPYSYTFARNTLFEPNSFANSRQLAYIPTGVNDPLIAAASNAAAVAALNDFIASHDILNDYRGQIAPRNIAADDWWTTFDLRLSQDLPGLRKEDHTQVYMVIENLGNLINDEWGISREHGFPGNAELYTATINGSNQYVISAFNSAVDNDAIVVDPSLWKIRFGIKYKF; encoded by the coding sequence ATGATCAAGAACTTTTTCGTGCGCACCGCGTCCATTGCTGCCATCGCAGCGCTGGCACCTGTTGCGGCTGTCCATGCACAAGTCACCACGTCGTCTGCACGCGGTGTCGTCACCGACTCGGCCGGACAGGCCGTTGCCGGCGCAACCGTCACGATCGTCCACGAGCCGACCGGCACCGTGACGACCGCCACGACCGGCCTGAACGGCCAGTACACCGCGCAAAACCTGCGCATCGGCGGCCCGTTCAGCGTCACCGTCACCGGTGAAGGCGTCTCCGCCAGCCGCGTCGAGAACGTCTACACGAGCCTCGGCGACACGTCGGTTGTCAACATTGTCACCGCCGCGGCCGACGACACGGCACGCCTCGACACCGTCGTCGTGACCGGCGCCGCCCAGATCGCGCAAGTCGCGACCGGCCCGTCCTCCACCTTCAACCTCGCGACCCTTGAAAACTCGCCAGCGATCAACCGCGACGTCAAGGACATCATCCGCCTCGACCCGCGCGTCTACATCGACCCGAACGCTGGCGGCGCCGCCGGTTCGGACGGTATCCAGTGCGCCGGTGCGAGCACCCGCTACAACTCGCTGACCGTTGACGGCGTCCGCCTCAACGACAACTTCGGCCTGAACACCAACGGCTACCCGACCGAGCGCATCCCGTTCTCGTACGACGCCATCGAGCAGGTGTCGGTCGAACTGGCTCCGTTCGACGTGCTGTACGGTTCGTTCACCGCCTGTAACATCAACGCCGTCACCAAGGGCGGCACGAACGAGATCCACGGCGGTCTGTTCTACGACTATTCGAGCGACGCCCTGACCGGCGATAGCACGGACGGCATCGAGCGTGACCTCGGCGACTTCGACGAGAAACGCTACGGCATCCACGTCGGCGCCCCGATCATCAAGGACAAGCTGTTCATCTTCGGTGCCTACGAGAAATACGAAGGCGCCAACATCTTCGGCCAGACCTCGGAAGATGTCGGCATCTCGCAGGCGCTGTATGACAGCATCATCGCGACGGCCGTGAACCAGTATGGCTATGTCTCGGGCGGCCTGCCGACCTCGGCCGCGGTGGAAGACGAGAAGATCTTCGCGAAGATCGACTGGAACATCACCGACACCCAGCGCGCCGAGTTCACCTACACGCAGAACGAAGGCAACAACTTCTTCCCGTCGGACTCCAGCTCCTCGCAGATCGCTGACGGCAACCACTACTACCAGCGCACCTCGCAGCTGGAATCTTACACGGCGGCCCTGTTCTCTGACTGGACCCCGAACTTCAACACCGAGCTGCGCGCTTCGAAACTGCAGCTCGACAACAGCCAGGTTCCGGTTGCCGGTTACGACGCCTTCGGCGAAGTGCAGATCCGCGTCACGCGCGACCTGTTCCCGGGCACCACGACGATCTACCTCGGCGCTGACGACAGCCGTCACTCGAACAAGCTGAACTACGACCTGATGAACTACAAGGCCGCTGCCAACTGGCAGGTCGGTGACCACCTGCTGACCGCCGGTGTCGAGCGTGAAGAGTTCGAAGTGTTCAACCTGTTCGTCCAGCAGTCGCTGGGTGAATGGCGCTTCGCAAGCCAGGCGGCATTCGCAGCCGGCGACTACAACTTCTTCAACTACACCAACTCGGCCGGCACCAACGACCCCAACGACGCCGCTGCTTCGTTCGGCTACGAAATCACCACCGGTTACCTGCAGGACAACTGGCAGATCACCGACAATTTCGACATCACTGCCGGTATCCGTTACGACTACTATACCACCAGCGATTCCCCGGCCTACAACGCGGCTTTCGAGACGCGCTACGGCTTCCGCAACGATGAGACGCTGGACGGCGAAGGCATCATCCAGCCGCGCATCGGCTTCAACCTGGAAGTCAATCCGGACGTGAAGTTCCACGGCGGCGTGGGCCTGTTCTCTGGCGGCAACCCGAACGTCTGGCTGTCGAACAACTACTCCAACAACGGCGTCATCCTGGCCGACTACGTCATCACGTCGGGCAACGTGAACACGGATGTCTACCCGACCGGTGGCAGCCCGTTCTTCGACGTGCCGCAGACGGCCATCGACTTTGTCACCAACGCTTCGGGCGTCGGCAACGTCAACGCGCTCGACCCGGACTTCAAGATCCCGTCCGAGTGGAAGGTCGCCTTCGGCGGCGTGTTCAACGTCGACACCGGCCTGCCGCTGCTTGGCGATGACCTGCGCGTCCAGGCTGACATGCTGCTGTCGAAAACCAACGAATCCGCGATTGTCGTTCCGCTGGGCTATGTCCAGTCGGGCGTCGGCCCGGATGGCCGTCCGATCTACCGCGGCACCAGCAACACCAACGACTTCATGCTGACCAACGCCGAAAACAAAGGCAGCGCGAAAGTCTACTCGATCGCCGTGTCGAAAGACTATGACAACGGCTTCGACTGGTCGCTGGGCTATGCCTACACGGACGCCGTGGATACCAACCCGATGACCTCGTCGGTCGCGTTCTCGAACTTCTCGAACTTCGCTACCTTCGACGCCGTCAACATCCCGACCGCGACGACCGACTACGAAGTCGCTCACCGCTTCACCCTGAAACTGGACTACGAGCACGACTTCATCGGCGATTACACGTCGCGGATCTCGCTGTTCGGATCGGCCAACGAAGGCGCGCCTTACAGCTACACCTTCGCCCGCAACACGCTGTTCGAACCGAACTCGTTCGCCAACAGCCGCCAGCTGGCCTACATCCCGACCGGCGTGAACGACCCGCTGATCGCTGCGGCTTCCAACGCTGCCGCTGTCGCTGCGCTGAACGACTTCATCGCCAGCCACGACATCCTCAACGACTACCGTGGCCAGATCGCGCCGCGCAACATCGCTGCGGATGACTGGTGGACGACGTTCGACCTGCGCCTGTCGCAAGACCTTCCGGGCCTTCGCAAGGAAGACCACACGCAGGTCTACATGGTCATCGAGAACCTCGGTAACCTGATCAACGACGAGTGGGGCATCTCGCGCGAGCACGGCTTCCCGGGCAACGCAGAGCTCTACACGGCCACGATCAACGGCTCGAACCAGTACGTGATCAGCGCCTTCAACTCGGCCGTCGACAACGACGCCATCGTGGTTGACCCGTCGCTGTGGAAAATCCGCTTCGGCATCAAGTACAAGTTCTAA
- a CDS encoding glycosyltransferase family 39 protein, with amino-acid sequence MPAALRLPRSPEARLVLGSLALLLAVRAAAVLTSPLDLYADEAQYWRWSQHLAWGYYSKPPMIAWVIHVMTALFGDSEWSVRLAAPFLHTVAAGFVFLAGRAMFSAKTGVYAALLYALMPAVTLASSVLSTDGVLMPFWCAGLYFAWRLRSGAGLAAAAPLGLALGLGILSKYAMLYFLIGLALACAVDAPMRRAMLSRAGAAALAVMAVVVAPHFAWNAANDFQTVGHTVDNANLGGDLFHPENALTFLADQMGVFGPVSFLALLAGLAGWRLNGGSDAAPGRWLLCFVLPVLVFILGQAVLSRAHANWAATAYPGAGLLLASWFARRPAVLWASLAVNALVAVIFLVVPQLSPAQTRALGIDNALKRTRGWDMAAEQLFAEAERTGATAVLVDEREAWHGLDFYGRDRTVPLISWRRYPGPKSFSERQPLDETNTGRVLVASLHPGMRPKLRSDFESFEPAGQIRIDLGARGNGCPITRVLQLYIATGYNPPARTAEWEALYANQKEFPEPPCPAKD; translated from the coding sequence ATGCCAGCCGCACTTCGCCTGCCAAGAAGTCCCGAAGCCCGGCTGGTGCTGGGGTCACTCGCCCTGCTCCTGGCGGTGCGGGCTGCGGCCGTGCTGACCTCACCGCTTGATCTGTATGCGGACGAAGCGCAGTACTGGCGCTGGTCGCAGCACCTCGCCTGGGGCTACTATTCCAAGCCGCCGATGATCGCCTGGGTCATCCATGTGATGACCGCGCTGTTCGGCGATTCGGAATGGTCGGTGCGCCTCGCCGCGCCTTTCCTGCATACAGTTGCCGCCGGCTTCGTCTTCCTCGCCGGACGGGCGATGTTTTCAGCAAAGACAGGGGTTTACGCCGCACTCCTGTACGCGCTGATGCCCGCCGTCACGCTCGCCTCGAGCGTCCTGTCGACCGACGGCGTGCTGATGCCCTTCTGGTGTGCGGGCCTGTATTTTGCCTGGCGCCTGCGCAGCGGCGCGGGCCTCGCGGCCGCCGCCCCCCTCGGCCTCGCCCTCGGCCTCGGCATCCTGTCGAAATACGCGATGCTCTATTTCCTCATCGGCCTCGCCCTCGCCTGCGCGGTCGATGCGCCGATGCGCCGGGCCATGCTCTCCCGGGCCGGCGCCGCCGCCCTCGCCGTGATGGCCGTGGTCGTCGCGCCGCACTTCGCCTGGAACGCCGCCAACGATTTCCAGACCGTCGGCCACACGGTCGACAACGCCAATCTCGGCGGCGACCTCTTCCACCCTGAAAACGCTCTGACTTTCCTCGCCGACCAGATGGGGGTGTTCGGCCCGGTCAGTTTCCTCGCCCTGCTCGCCGGCCTCGCGGGCTGGCGCCTGAACGGCGGCAGCGACGCGGCGCCCGGCCGCTGGCTCCTCTGTTTCGTATTGCCCGTGCTAGTCTTTATCCTCGGCCAGGCAGTCCTGTCGCGCGCCCACGCCAACTGGGCCGCCACCGCCTATCCCGGCGCCGGCCTGCTGCTGGCCAGCTGGTTTGCCCGCCGCCCGGCCGTCCTCTGGGCAAGCCTCGCCGTAAACGCGCTCGTGGCCGTGATCTTCCTCGTCGTCCCGCAGCTTTCGCCCGCCCAGACGCGCGCGCTCGGAATCGACAATGCCCTCAAGCGCACCCGCGGCTGGGACATGGCCGCCGAACAGCTGTTCGCCGAAGCCGAACGCACCGGCGCCACCGCCGTGCTGGTCGACGAGCGCGAAGCCTGGCACGGCCTCGACTTCTACGGCCGCGACCGCACCGTTCCGCTGATCTCATGGCGGCGCTATCCGGGACCCAAGAGCTTCTCCGAACGCCAGCCGCTCGACGAGACGAACACCGGCCGCGTCCTGGTCGCCTCGCTGCATCCCGGCATGCGTCCGAAGCTGCGCAGTGATTTCGAAAGTTTCGAGCCCGCCGGCCAGATCCGCATTGACCTCGGCGCGCGCGGCAATGGCTGCCCGATCACGCGCGTGCTCCAGCTCTATATCGCAACCGGCTACAATCCCCCCGCCCGCACCGCGGAGTGGGAAGCGCTCTATGCGAACCAGAAGGAATTTCCCGAGCCACCCTGCCCGGCAAAGGACTAG